The following are from one region of the Cystobacter fuscus DSM 2262 genome:
- a CDS encoding toxin-antitoxin system YwqK family antitoxin has protein sequence MRKTPLTKSRPSRVRLAGRRLVWPPGVPRSARFEEFGRNDNGLWGQFIHARGRASISWSSEGTIFSERYFDAQGRAHGLEVSRHDDGTVQWRVPWVRGQMHGLARQFDEAGRELVRTRFIRGSGIDLWVSGGFISELREHENSQLHGVERWGHPLFPYEENHYLRGRRAGISRRWKGSTLEPGYPHYFVDDEEVSRAEYLRARKTRPELPAYRRQDDRRERPMHDGLPHAWIRKDIRAHLMRMPTPEDGID, from the coding sequence ATGCGAAAGACACCGCTGACGAAGAGCCGGCCATCACGTGTGCGCCTGGCGGGCAGGCGTCTGGTCTGGCCACCGGGTGTTCCCCGTTCGGCCCGGTTCGAGGAATTCGGGCGCAACGACAATGGCCTCTGGGGCCAGTTCATCCACGCCAGGGGGCGAGCCTCGATTTCATGGTCCTCCGAGGGGACCATCTTCTCGGAGCGCTACTTCGACGCCCAGGGCCGGGCGCACGGGCTCGAGGTGTCCCGCCACGACGACGGGACGGTGCAATGGCGGGTTCCCTGGGTCAGGGGACAGATGCACGGCCTCGCGCGGCAGTTCGATGAGGCGGGACGCGAACTCGTCCGGACGCGCTTCATCCGTGGCTCGGGAATCGACTTGTGGGTCAGTGGTGGCTTCATCTCCGAGCTTCGCGAGCACGAGAACAGCCAGCTGCATGGTGTCGAGCGCTGGGGACATCCGTTGTTCCCATACGAGGAAAATCACTACCTCCGCGGCAGGCGAGCGGGGATCTCCCGGCGGTGGAAGGGGTCCACCTTGGAGCCGGGATACCCGCACTACTTCGTCGACGACGAGGAGGTGTCCCGAGCGGAGTACCTTCGCGCACGCAAGACCAGACCGGAACTGCCAGCGTATCGCCGCCAGGATGACAGGCGTGAGCGCCCGATGCACGACGGGCTGCCGCACGCGTGGATACGAAAGGACATCCGGGCCCACCTGATGCGGATGCCAACTCCCGAGGACGGAATCGACTGA